ATCTTTTTTAAAGCCCTTGAGCAGTTCGTTGGCATCCCGGCGGATATTGCGGGTGGCGATCTTGTGCTCCTCGCACATCTTGCTGACCACCTTGACCAGCTCCTTGCGGCGTTCTTCGGTCAATGGTGGAATGGAGATGCGGATCAATTTGCCGTCGGAAGAGGGCGTCAGGCCTAAATCGGACTTCAAAATGGCCTTTTCGATCTCTTTGATGCCGGATACATCCCAGGGTTGGATGACGATCAGGCGGCTTTCGGGCACCGACAAGGAGGCCATCTGATTCAGCGGGGTCTGCGTGCCGTAGTAGTCGACCCGGATACCATCCAACAGCGACAACGACGCGCGGCCGGTTCTCACCCGCTTGAGTTCGTTTTCGAGGGCGGTGATGGTTTTCCCCATCCGCTCTTTGGTTTCCTGAAGTGTCTCTTCGATCATGGTGGCTGTACCTCGCTGAAAAACGGGGTTAATCGGCGGGCCGGTCGGCCATTCTTCAATCAGGGGGCAGGCTGTCCGCCGATGGTGGTTCCGACGTTTTCTCCGAGAACCACCTTGGCGATGTTGCCCTTCTCTTTCAGATTGAACACCATCAGCGGCAGCTGATTGTCCATGGCCAGGGAAATGGCCGTCATGTCCATCACTTTGAGCTGCTTTTCGAGCACTTCCATGTAGCTGATGGTTTTAATGAAGCGGGCGTTGGCGTTCTTTTCGGGATCGGAATCGTACAATCCGTTGACCTTGGTGGCCTTGAGCAGGATCTCCGCATGGATCTCCTTGGCACGCAGGACCGCCGCGGTATCGGTGGTGAAATAGGGATTTCCCGATCCGGCGGCAAAAATAACCACCCGCCCCTTTTCAAGATGCCGCAACGCCCGGCGCAGGATATAGGGCTCTGCGACTTCGTGCATGGAGATGGCCGTCTGGACACGGGTCTGAATACCCGTTTTTTCCAGGGCGTCCTGCAGGGCCAGACTGTTGAGCACCGTTGCCAGCATGCCCATGTGATCGGCCGAAGTTCGCTCCATGCCGAAAGAACTGGCCGCCACCCCGCGGAAAATATTGCCTCCGCCGACGACAATGGCCAACTGCACGTTCAGTTCGACGATGCTGCGGACTTCCCCGGCCACATAGGAAAGCATGTCCGGACTGATGCCGAAGCCCTGATCTCCCATCAGGGCTTCCCCGCTCAATTTGAGCAGAATCCTTTGGTATTTGGACGCCACGTTTATTCCGCCCCGATCTGAAATCTGGCGAATCGTTTGATGGTGATTTTCTCGCCGGTCTTGGCAATCACCTCATTGAGATAGTCGGCGATGGTTTTGTCCGGCTCCTTAACGTACTGCTGGTTCATCAGGCAGCTTTCCTTGAAGAATTTGTTCAGCTTGCCTTCGGCGATCTTGTCGACCATGTTTTCGGGCTTGCCCATCTCCAGCACCTGGGCTTTATAAATTTCCCGTTCGCGATCGATGATGTCCTGGGGGACGTCTTCGGGAACGATGCTCACCGGATTGGTGGCCGCTACATGCATGGCGATGTTTTTGGCAAAGTCCTTGAAGTCGTCGGTCTTGGCTACAAAATCGGTTTCGCAGTTGATTTCCACCATAACACCGATTTTACCCCCCATGTGGATGTAGGACTGAATGGTGCCTTCGGAAGTGGCGCGTCCGGCCCGCTTGGCGGCCGTGGCGATGCCCTTTTTCCTCAAATAATCGACGGCCTTTTCCAGGTCGCCGTCACATTCGGACAAAGCGGCTTTGCAATCCATCATGCCGGCTCCGGATTTCTCACGGAGTTCTTTTACCATTGCTGCAGTTATATTGGACATTGGTTTTATTCTCCCGTAGGTTCTGCTTCTGCTGTTGCTGCCTCTTCCGTGGATTCTCCGTCTTCCGCTGCGGCACCCTTGCGGATAATCTCAACCACCGGCCCGTCGGTGCCGTCGGAAATCACTTTGCGCTCTCCGGGTTTGAGTTCCGCGGCGGCGGACTCCAATTCGGAGGGTTCTTCTCCCTTGTCGGCCTCGGCCTGCTGACGCTCCTTGAAGCGCGCCTTTCCTTCGATGCAAGCATCGGACATTTTGGAACTAATCAGGCGAATGGCCCGGATGGCGTCGTCGTTGCCGGGAATGGGATGATCGATTTCATCGGGATCGCAGTTGGTGTCGACGACGGCCACAATGGGGATGCCCAACCGGCGGCCTTCGCGCACGGCAATGGCTTCGTTCTTGGGATCGATGATAAAAATGGCGCCGGGCAGTTTGGTCATGCTGCGGATGCCGCCCAGGGTGCTGTCGAGCTTTGCACGCTCCTTGGCCAGTTTCAACCGCTCTTTTTTGGGAAACAGTTCGATGGAACCGTCGTTTTCAATGGTGTTGAGATAGTTCAGGCGATCGACGCTTTTCTTGACGGTCTGGAAATTGGTGAGCATGCCGCCCAGCCAGCGGTTGTGGACGTAAAACATCTCGGCGCGGTTGGCCTCTTCGTAAATCGATTCGCGGGCCTGTTTCTTGGTTCCCACGAACAGAACGGTCTTGCCTTTGGCTACCGTGTCCACGATGAAGTCGTAGGCATCGCGGAACATCCTGACGGTTTTTTGCAGATCGACGATGTAGATGCCGTTGCGGGCCCCGAAGATATAGGGTTTCATCTTGGGGTTCCAGCGTTTGGTCTGATGCCCGAAATGGACACCGGCTTCCAGCAGTTCTTTCATTGTAACGTAAGCCATGATTCTCTCCTTGATGTTGGTTTTACCTTCGCCCGCTTCACCCCCGAATCCGACTTTCCTTCTTTCCTAAAGGATAGCACCGGGACCGGGTCCACAGGCGTGTGGTTTAAAAACGAGTTTAGTTAACAAAAAAGTTTGCGTCCCGCAATACTTTTTTGAGCTGACAGCGCGTAGCTCATAGCTGATAGCGTATGGATCGAAACGCCTACCCACTATCAGCTATGAGCTATGAGCTAAAAATACCCGGTCCAATCCGCTGTAATCCTTGATGACACGCACCGACGCATAACAGCCGACATCGTCGGCGATGGATCGGACGGCGTCGGCCTGGTCGCAGCCAATCTCCAGGGCCAGCAGCCCCCCGGGCCGCAGATAATCATGAGCCGACACGATGATCCGCCGCAGGCACAGCAGGCCGTCCTGGTCGGCATCCAGGGCCGCAAGCGGTTCGTGCAGGCGGATTTCCGGCTGCAGGGCGGCCATATCGCCGCTGCGGATATAGGGCGGATTGGAAACAATGAGATCGAACCTTGGTCCATCAGGCGCCAGGGCCGCATCCCAACTGCCGCAGAACCAGTTGATGCAATGATCCACCCGGTGGGTGCGGGCATTTTGCCTGGCGATCGCCAGGGCCGCCGGGGACCGGTCCATGGCCACGTAGCGGTGCTCCGGATGCTCGTGGGCCAGCGCAATGGTAATAGCTCCCGAACCGGTGCCCAGGTCCAGCACCCGTTTGGGTTTTCCGGCTGGATCGTCGAGAACGGGCAGCACCGCCTCCACCAGACATTCGGTTTCCGGGCGGGGAATCAGCACCGACGGACCGACAGCCAGCAGCAGGGACCAGAATTCCCGGCTACCGGTGATATAGGCCAGCGGCTCACGGGAAATGCGCCGTTTGATCAGGGTTTTGAAATTGCCGAGTTCCGCTTCCGTCAAAGGCTTGTCGTGATTCAGATAAAGGTCGATGCGGCGCACTCCCAGGCAATGGGCCAGCAGAATTTCCGCCTCGCTGCGCGCACTTTCGATGCCGTGATCCTGAAAATAGCCGGTGGTCCATCGCACCAGCCGCAACAGGGTCCAGGTCTCCGAATCAGGCATCGGCGCCTTCGGCATGCTGGAGAGCCTGGCTCTGGTAGTGGGTGATCAGCGGATCAATGACCTCGTCCACGTCACCCTGCAAGATGGAATCCAATCGGTACAGGGTCAGCCCGATGCGATGATCGGTGACCCGACCTTGGGGAAAATTGTAGGTCCGGATGCGTTCGCTGCGGTCGCCGCTGCCCACCTGGCTCTTGCGGTTCTGGGAGCGCTCCTCGTTTTGCTCGCGAACCATCTGGTCGAACAGGCGGGACCGCAGGACCTTCAAGGCCTTGGCCTTGTTTTTATGCTGGGATTTTTCGTCCTGGCAGGTGACCACCAGGCCGGAGGGCAGGTGGGTAATGCGCACCGCCGAATCGGTGGTATTGACCGACTGGCCGCCGGGTCCCGAGGAGCGATAGACATCCACCTTGAGTTCGCTGGGATCGATCTTGAGTTCGATCTCCTCGGCCTCGGGCAGAACGGCCACGGTCACCGCCGAGGTATGGATGCGCCCCTGGGTCTCGGTGGTCGGCACTCGCTGGACACGGTGGGTGCCGCTTTCGAATTTCAGGCGGCTGTAGGCGCCCTTGCCGTTGACGCTGGCAATGATCTCCTTGAGCCCCCCCACACCGGTGGCGTGATGATCCATCACCTCCACCTTCCACCCCCGGGCGTCGGCATAGCGCTGATACATCTTGAACAGGTCGCCAGCAAACAGCCCGGCCTCATCGCCGCCGGTACCGGCACGAATTTCGAGAATCACGTTCTTGTCATCCAGGGGGTCCTTGGGAATCAACAGGATCTTCAGTTCTTCCTTGAGGCGTTCCTTTTCCGCTTCCAGCCGCTCGACCTCTTCCGCCGCCATGGCTTTGATCTCGGGGTCGTCATCGTGGAGCAGATCGAGGCTGTCGTCCAGTTCCCGATCCACCTGCTTGAACTGCCGATAGGCATCCACCACCTGCGAAATCTCGGCGTGCTCGCGAATGTATTTCTGGTAAGCCTCCCTGTCCTGAACCACTTTCGGATCGGACAGCAGCCGCTCCAGTTCCTTAAAACGGTCTTCCACACCTTTTAATTTATCGAACATGGGCACCCCCGGAATATAACGGGCAACCTGCACGGCCAAATACCGATTTTTCGTCGGCAGGGCATCGGGTCGCTAATGTGAAAAGGGATCGGGTAATGAAACGCTCGGGGCGGGCAGGACCCGGTGCCGGTCTGTTCGACCGGGCACCGGATGCAGCCTGAAAAGAAAGATGGGGATAAGCGCGCTACTGATTCTGCTGGAATTTTTCGTATTTTTTTCTGAACCGCTCGATACGGCCGGCCGTATCCACCAGTTTCTGCTTGCCGGTGAAAAACGGGTGGCATTTGGAGCAAATTTCCACGCGGATATCCTTTTTGGTCGATCCAACCTCCACGACGTTGCCGCAGGCACACTGGATGGTTGTATCGAAATATTCCGGATGAACGTCGGTTTTCATTGTATTTTCAACCCCCTATAAAAATTTTTAAGCATTCATCGAATCCAGGAAATCAGCATTATCACGCGTTCCGTTCATTTTTTCAAGTAAAAATTCGAGACTGTCGGCTGGATTCAATGAAGAAAACAGTTTTCGCAGGATCCAGACCCGGTTCAAGGTGGCCTCTTCGAGGAGCAGTTCCTCCTTGCGGGTGCCGGATTTCTTGATATCGATGGCCGGGAAGATGCGTTTGTCGGCCAAGCGGCGGTCCAGCTGAATTTCCATGTTGCCGGTGCCCTTGAACTCTTCGAAGATGACCTCGTCCATGCGGCTGCCGGTGTCCACCAGAGCGGTGGCGATGATGGTCAGGCTGCCGCCCTCCTCGATATTGCGGGCCGCGCCGAAAAAGCGTTTGGGACGCTGCAGGGCGTTGGAGTCCACACCGCCGGAAAGGATCTTTCCACTGGGCGGCATGACCGAGTTGTAGGCCCGCGCCAGACGGGTGATGCTGTCCAGCAGGATCACCACATTCTTTTTGTGCTCCACCAGCCGCTTGGCCTTTTCGATGACCATTTCGGCCACCTGCACGTGACGCTCGGCCGGCTCGTCGAAGGTGGAACTGATCACCTCGCCCTTGACCGAACGCTGCATGTCGGTCACCTCTTCCGGGCGCTCGTCGATGAGCAGGACGAAGAGAACGATGTCCTTGTGGTTCTTGACGATGCAGTTGGCGATGCACTGCAGCAGCATGGTTTTACCGGAACGCGGCGGGGAGACGATCAACCCGCGCTGCCCGAAGCCGATGGGCGTCAGCAGGTCCATGATGCGGGCGGAATAGTTTTCCGGATCGACTTCCAGGTTGACCTTGTTTTCCGGGTACAGGGGGGTCAGGTTGTCGAAAAGAATCTTCTCACGGGCCACCTCGGGATCTTCGTAGTTGACAGCCTCGACCTTGAGCAGGGCAAAGTAGCGTTCGGATTCTTTGGGCTGACGGATCTGTCCGGAAACCGTGTCGCCGGTTCTCAGGTTGAAACGCCGGATCTGGGACGGCGAAACGTAAATATCGTCGGGACCGGGCAGGTAGTTGTAGTTGGGGGCCCGTAAAAAACCGAAGCCGTCGGGCAGGATCTCGAGCGTTCCCTCACCGTAAATCAATCCATTTTTTTCGATCTGGGCCTGGAGCAGCGAAAAAATCAGCTCCTGTTTGCGCATGCCGGCAGCCCCTTCGATATTGAGCTGCTTGGCCATTTTGTTCAGTTCGTTGATCTTTTTGTTTTTCAATTCTACGATGTTCATCAAAACACTCCACGTTAAGATAGGTTAGCGCGCATGACTTGAATTTTCGGTGTTCGCGAAACGACCATTGGGATGTTGATACAACAGCGCGACCGATTACCTGCAACAGTGATAAGGCGGTGCCCCCCAAGCCTGCATTCCAGGTTTCATGATGCAACGATGCCTTCAGGTGTATTGGGTTGGGCTGTTGATTTTTTTTGGAGGAATATGCGTGCTTTTGTGATAGAGGTTATCGAAAAATACTCCCCGGAGCGGGTCTGCCCATTGGGTTATTTCAGATAGTTATATCATGAACTCGCCGGTGTCAAGAGAATTTGAATCCATCCAGCATCATGAGGGCAAATGCTTTTCCACGCAATTTACGGGTCGATCATTAGCGGTCATAGGGACGAAAAATTTTTCGCCCTTACCCCACCGCTCGGCGACAACAAAAACGATTGCCACCAACGCAAACCATGATCGACTTCTCCAGCTTTGACTTGAATTTCCTGCCCGAGACCACGGATGCCGTCTATCTGGTCGGCGGAAGCGTACGGGACCTGTTGGCCGGCCGGCGACCCGCGGATTTCGATCTGGCCGTGGATGGCGACATCCGCCGGCTTGCCGGCCGGATCGCGGCCAGAACCGGCGGAACCGTTGTGGATCTGGGCAAAAAAGGTTTCGAGGTGCTGCGGGTGGCCTCGCCGGAAGCCATGATCGACCTTGCGCCCCTCGACGGCCCCGGCATCGAGGCCGACCTTGCGCGGCGGGACTTTACCGTCAACGCCCTGGCCTGGGACGTCCGCTCGCGCCGACTGGTGGACTGCACCGGCGGCCTGACCGATATGCAGCGAAAAACCATTCGCATGGTCTGCTCTGCGGCCCTGGAAAACGATCCGGCTCGTCTGGTTCGCGCCTACCGGTTGGCCGCCGCGTTGGGTTTTTCCATCGAATCGGAAACCCGGGCCGCCATCGCCAGGCATCGCCGCCTGATCGGAAGCGTTGCCGCCGAACGGGTCTGGGCCGAACTGGAAAAACTGCTGGCCTGCGACCGTTCGGCGCCGCACATCCGCGATATGGCGGACAGCGGCCTGCTTCTTTCCATCTTCCCGGAGTTGTCCCCCACCGTCGGCTGCGGCCAGAACCGGTACCACGCCTTCGATGTATTCGAGCACAGCCTCCAGGCCTATGCCCATTTGGAACGGTTGATCGTCGCGTTCGGGTCCCGCTATCCGGAAATGGCCGACCTTGCCGAAAATCAGAATCTGGATCGCCACGCGCCGATCCTTAAATATGCCGGCCTGCTTCACGATGTGGGCAAGCCGGCCACCAGGCGGGTCGATGCAAAGGGACAGGTCCACTTTTACGGCCATGCGGGCAAAAGCGCCGACATTGCCGCCGGCGTATCCGGACGGCTGCACCTGTCCCGCAAACAGCGCCAGGCCGCCGATGCCATCATCCGCCACCACATCCGGCCGCTCTTTCTTTACCTGGCGTCGGAAAACGGCAATCTCGGCCGGCGCGGCCTGATCCGTTTTTTCAACCGCTGCGGCGAGATGACCCTGCCCATCGTCGTGCATACCATGGCCGACATCATGGCAAAACGTCCAGTGATCGATGGCCGGGACGAAGGCTTTATTCGCTTCTGCGGTGAACTGCTGGACGCCTATCGGGATTTTTGCAGCA
This window of the uncultured Desulfosarcina sp. genome carries:
- the rho gene encoding transcription termination factor Rho → MNIVELKNKKINELNKMAKQLNIEGAAGMRKQELIFSLLQAQIEKNGLIYGEGTLEILPDGFGFLRAPNYNYLPGPDDIYVSPSQIRRFNLRTGDTVSGQIRQPKESERYFALLKVEAVNYEDPEVAREKILFDNLTPLYPENKVNLEVDPENYSARIMDLLTPIGFGQRGLIVSPPRSGKTMLLQCIANCIVKNHKDIVLFVLLIDERPEEVTDMQRSVKGEVISSTFDEPAERHVQVAEMVIEKAKRLVEHKKNVVILLDSITRLARAYNSVMPPSGKILSGGVDSNALQRPKRFFGAARNIEEGGSLTIIATALVDTGSRMDEVIFEEFKGTGNMEIQLDRRLADKRIFPAIDIKKSGTRKEELLLEEATLNRVWILRKLFSSLNPADSLEFLLEKMNGTRDNADFLDSMNA
- the pyrH gene encoding UMP kinase, whose protein sequence is MNVASKYQRILLKLSGEALMGDQGFGISPDMLSYVAGEVRSIVELNVQLAIVVGGGNIFRGVAASSFGMERTSADHMGMLATVLNSLALQDALEKTGIQTRVQTAISMHEVAEPYILRRALRHLEKGRVVIFAAGSGNPYFTTDTAAVLRAKEIHAEILLKATKVNGLYDSDPEKNANARFIKTISYMEVLEKQLKVMDMTAISLAMDNQLPLMVFNLKEKGNIAKVVLGENVGTTIGGQPAP
- the prmC gene encoding peptide chain release factor N(5)-glutamine methyltransferase; protein product: MPDSETWTLLRLVRWTTGYFQDHGIESARSEAEILLAHCLGVRRIDLYLNHDKPLTEAELGNFKTLIKRRISREPLAYITGSREFWSLLLAVGPSVLIPRPETECLVEAVLPVLDDPAGKPKRVLDLGTGSGAITIALAHEHPEHRYVAMDRSPAALAIARQNARTHRVDHCINWFCGSWDAALAPDGPRFDLIVSNPPYIRSGDMAALQPEIRLHEPLAALDADQDGLLCLRRIIVSAHDYLRPGGLLALEIGCDQADAVRSIADDVGCYASVRVIKDYSGLDRVFLAHSS
- the prfA gene encoding peptide chain release factor 1, with product MFDKLKGVEDRFKELERLLSDPKVVQDREAYQKYIREHAEISQVVDAYRQFKQVDRELDDSLDLLHDDDPEIKAMAAEEVERLEAEKERLKEELKILLIPKDPLDDKNVILEIRAGTGGDEAGLFAGDLFKMYQRYADARGWKVEVMDHHATGVGGLKEIIASVNGKGAYSRLKFESGTHRVQRVPTTETQGRIHTSAVTVAVLPEAEEIELKIDPSELKVDVYRSSGPGGQSVNTTDSAVRITHLPSGLVVTCQDEKSQHKNKAKALKVLRSRLFDQMVREQNEERSQNRKSQVGSGDRSERIRTYNFPQGRVTDHRIGLTLYRLDSILQGDVDEVIDPLITHYQSQALQHAEGADA
- a CDS encoding HD domain-containing protein; translation: MPPTQTMIDFSSFDLNFLPETTDAVYLVGGSVRDLLAGRRPADFDLAVDGDIRRLAGRIAARTGGTVVDLGKKGFEVLRVASPEAMIDLAPLDGPGIEADLARRDFTVNALAWDVRSRRLVDCTGGLTDMQRKTIRMVCSAALENDPARLVRAYRLAAALGFSIESETRAAIARHRRLIGSVAAERVWAELEKLLACDRSAPHIRDMADSGLLLSIFPELSPTVGCGQNRYHAFDVFEHSLQAYAHLERLIVAFGSRYPEMADLAENQNLDRHAPILKYAGLLHDVGKPATRRVDAKGQVHFYGHAGKSADIAAGVSGRLHLSRKQRQAADAIIRHHIRPLFLYLASENGNLGRRGLIRFFNRCGEMTLPIVVHTMADIMAKRPVIDGRDEGFIRFCGELLDAYRDFCSNRAALPPLIDGHDLMDIFDLPPSPLLGRILKQVHERRLSGELATRDEALIWVRAYLDRRTVGG
- the rpmE gene encoding 50S ribosomal protein L31, which codes for MKTDVHPEYFDTTIQCACGNVVEVGSTKKDIRVEICSKCHPFFTGKQKLVDTAGRIERFRKKYEKFQQNQ
- the tsf gene encoding translation elongation factor Ts gives rise to the protein MSNITAAMVKELREKSGAGMMDCKAALSECDGDLEKAVDYLRKKGIATAAKRAGRATSEGTIQSYIHMGGKIGVMVEINCETDFVAKTDDFKDFAKNIAMHVAATNPVSIVPEDVPQDIIDREREIYKAQVLEMGKPENMVDKIAEGKLNKFFKESCLMNQQYVKEPDKTIADYLNEVIAKTGEKITIKRFARFQIGAE
- the frr gene encoding ribosome recycling factor; the encoded protein is MIEETLQETKERMGKTITALENELKRVRTGRASLSLLDGIRVDYYGTQTPLNQMASLSVPESRLIVIQPWDVSGIKEIEKAILKSDLGLTPSSDGKLIRISIPPLTEERRKELVKVVSKMCEEHKIATRNIRRDANELLKGFKKDGDISEDDAFKAQDDVQKITDKFIAKIDEIYKDKEKEILEF
- the rpsB gene encoding 30S ribosomal protein S2 gives rise to the protein MAYVTMKELLEAGVHFGHQTKRWNPKMKPYIFGARNGIYIVDLQKTVRMFRDAYDFIVDTVAKGKTVLFVGTKKQARESIYEEANRAEMFYVHNRWLGGMLTNFQTVKKSVDRLNYLNTIENDGSIELFPKKERLKLAKERAKLDSTLGGIRSMTKLPGAIFIIDPKNEAIAVREGRRLGIPIVAVVDTNCDPDEIDHPIPGNDDAIRAIRLISSKMSDACIEGKARFKERQQAEADKGEEPSELESAAAELKPGERKVISDGTDGPVVEIIRKGAAAEDGESTEEAATAEAEPTGE